From Bacteroidota bacterium:
AGGGCGGAAAAGTTGTAACAATTGACCTGATAAAAGGCTATTCTACCACCCGGATGATTGAAAAAATGACTAAATAAGGAGGTAGACTTGCCCGCGAAATCAAAAACGGTGTATGTTTGCCAGAATTGTGGTGTATCTTCAGTCAAATGGATAGGCCGTTGTCCGGCATGTGGTCAGTGGAACACCTATGTAGAAGAAACGGTACAGAAAGAAACCGGCAAAAACACTTCGTTCCGTGCAGGTTCTTCTGTACCTCAGTTGCTTTCAGAGGTTTCTTCAGCTAATGAAAAACGTATAGATACTTTAAGTTCAGAATTTAACCGTTTACTGGGCGGAGGGTTGGTACCGGGATCGGTTGTACTGATTGGCGGAGAACCGGGTATTGGCAAATCAACCCTGGTGCTGCAAGTGGCCCTGAAAATGAACAGTCTCAAAACCCTTTATATATCAGGTGAAGAGAGTGTACAACAAATAAAAATGCGGGCCGACCGGATGAATCTCAAAAATGAGAATTGTTACCTTTTGAGCGAAACCTCTCTCGAAAATATTCTGGCACATATCGATAACCTGTCCCCGGATCTGGTGGTCATTGATTCCATTCAAACTTTATATACCGATGGGATTGATTCTTCGGCCGGCAGTGTTTCACAAATCCGCGAATGTACCGCGCGCCTGCTCAGGATGGCCAAAGAAACGGCACGCCCGGTAATTCTTATCGGGCATATCAATAAAGAAGGGGTAATTGCCGGTCCAAAAATATTGGAACATATTGTGGATACAGTCCTTCAGTTTGAAGGCGACAGGCATTTTCTTTACCGGATCTTAAGATCAATAAAAAACCGTTTTGGAAGCACTTCCGAACTGGGTATTTTCGAAATGCAAAGCAACGGTCTGCGCGAAGTAAACAATCCTTCGGAGATACTGATTACCCAGAATGACGAGAATCTCAGCGGAGTGGCCATTGCAGCCACCCTTGACGGCGTCAGGCCTTTTCTGATAGAAATTCAGGCCCTGGTAAGTTCTGCAGTTTATGGAACCCCTCAACGTTCGGCTACAGGTTTTGATTTTCGCCGTCTGAACATGCTTTTGGCCGTACTGGAAAAAAGAGCAGGTTTTAAACTTGCCACTAAGGATGTTTTTCTCAATATTGCAGGTGGCCTTAAGGTGGATGATCCTGCAATAGATTTGGCCGTTGTGGCTGCTGTTCTTTCTTCAAATATAGACCTGCCGATAAGCAAAAATATCTGTTTAGCAGGTGAAATAGGCCTGTCGGGTGAAATACGTCCCGTCAGCAGAATTGAACAACGTATAGGAGAAGCCGAAAAACTGGGGTTTAAACAAATGATTATTTCGCAATACAATCAAAAAGGCCTTGATTGGTCGAAGTATAAGATTAAGATTATTCCGGTCAACAAACTCGAACAGGTGTTTAAATTTCTATTCGGGAAAAACAATTAGCAAATTATCAATAATATATTGATTAAAAAACAATTGCACCACTATTTCAAACAAAATAATTTTTTAAATTATAAGTTTTCATAAAATAACAGGACAAATCTTTAACAAATGTAAAGTCCTTATTAAATAATAAAAAAAGGAATTTGCGTATTACAAGCCGAACCGGACAATATGTCATAGTTTACAGACAATTAATAAAAAAGGTGACAAAAGTTAGGAATCTTATGGTTCCAAACTTTTGTCACCTTTAACAATTAACAGGATAAATAAAATCCATCCCATCAATTTCTCCTAAGAGGGCTTAAGGCATTTCAAGAAAATTCAATAACATCAGAAAATAAAAAGCAATTCCAAACAACTAAAATTTTTAGTTAGAATAAATTTTACTTTTTAACCTTAGCCCTGGCTCTGGCTTTTCTTTCCAATGCTTTTCTTTCTTTTTCTTCTTCTTTGGCTTTTCTCTTGGCAGCCTTAACTTCTCTTCTGTTCTGTTTTTCAAGGGCAACCTGGGTCATTTCCTCTTTACTTCTTCTTTTACGGCGAAGTCTGGGGCGTTCCACCACTTTCTTTTTAAAATGAACAGGAACGCCACTTTCGTCAAACTGGTTTAAACTTTTGGTCACCCCGAAAAGTTCGATAGATTTGTCATTATAAGCTCTGGCGGCTTCAATAGGTGTTTTGAAAGTGCCTACAATAACAGGTTGACGGTCAATCCATAAAATGGATATGTATTTATCTTTGGCAACCCGATGTACTCCGCGGAAACCAGTCGAATTATGCGTGAACCTTTGTTCACGGCGCAACTGCGACATGGTCAACCATTGAAGGTTTTTCACCCGGCAATCAATCTTGTTGCCATTTTTAAAGCTTACAAAAAGACGTTTGTCTGAAGGCGGTTTCGGTATGTACATGTTAGCAACATACTGATTTATATAAATGGTCTCAACTTTAAAACCGTCCTTCTTTTTGTAATACTTTTGAAAAACGGGCAATCCACTCGAGTGTTCTCGAATATTGTCCAATACCTTAAGCGCTTCAAAATATTTGTTTTGCTTAAGTTTTTCGTACACCTCAGAATCTAACAATAGATACTTATCGGCATTTTTTAATTTAATCTTTACTACCATAACTCATCAAAATATAATTTTGCAAAAATATCAATAATTATTTTACAGCAACATGTTATAAATCATAAATCTACAATAATTTATAGAATTACTTTCAAGCTACCGCAAGAGTTGCAATGCTTACCCTTGTATTTTCACACTGCAGAATCTGTGCAGTGCAAGCTTCTAATGTGGCCCCCGTAGTAATCACATCATCTATTAACAAAACGTGCTTATTAGTAAAAAAGTTTACATTTTTAACAATAAAAATATCCTGAACATTCTCCCATCTTTCAATCCTGCTTTTGCGGGTCTGGGTTTCATTGGCTTTTATCCTGCAAAGATTGTGCCTTTCAATGGGTTTTCGCATCGTTTTTGCAATTCCTTCTGCAATCCAATCGCTTTGATTATATCCTCTCCGTCTTTCTTTCTTCGGGTGAAGGGGCACTGGAACAATTACATCAACTGAACTAAATACGCTGGAAATCAACTCACTTCCGTACATTTTCCCTAATTCATAACCCAAATCTTTTAACCCGTTATATTTCATTTGGTGAATTAGCCGTTGATATTTACTTCCTTTGTTATAAAAAAAGAATGCTGCTGCCGATTCTATCTTAACTTTTCCCCAAAATATCTGCTCCAGTGGATTGTTTCTTTCCTGATGATAATTTGTTTTGGGCAATTTGTATAAGCAATGATTACATATCAGATACTCATTATGAAGCAGATTCATTCCACAACACGCACAAACATTGGGATAAAATAAATTAACGAAATCATTAATCCTCTTTCTCAAAGCTTCCATGCTATAAAAAATATAGTTAAGAAAGAAAACTTATTCTGATGAAAGTTAAGACATTAATTTGAAAAAAAAAAAATAATAACGTTTTTTTATTTTCAATTTTATCTTTGTAAAAAAAAAATTCAAATGGATATTATACTCTGTTAATAAAGACAAGCTAAATTTCCATTTTTATCATTTAAGAATTATTTTTTATGGCTTACGAATGTAAATTTTGTTTTATCCGTTCATTTGAAAAACTTTTAAAAGAACGATCCTTCCCTGAAGAAAAAAAAGATGAAATTCTCACCGCTTTTCTTAAATATATTGCAGAAGTCGACTCCTCTCAAATTAGTCCCCTGATCGGGCGGGAAATGGAAATCATGGTCAAAAAATACCTGAATAATCCGGATCCCTACAAAGAAGAAAAACGGCAAAGCAACCAGTTTCTCCTGAATCTCTATCCTAAGTTCAAAAAGAAAGTTGAGACAGCATCCAATCCTTTTGAAACAGCTTTGCGCCTGGCAATTGCGGGAAACATCATAGATTATGCCGCTTCTACCAATTTCAATGTGATGGATAATATCAATTATGTTCTGAATGCAAAATTTGGAATTGATCATTCCAGGGAATTGGAAACAGCCATAAAACAAGCAAATACCATACTTTACCTCGGAGATAATACCGGGGAAATCGTACTTGACAAACTTTTCATCGAAACCATCGGCCATCCCAATGTTTATTTCGCAGTAAAAGAAAAGCCGGTTATCAACGATGCCACTATGGAAGATGCCCGGTATACAGGAATGGATAAAGTAGCCAAAATAATTTCCAATGGCTACGATGCTCCTTCTACAATCCTTGATAAATCATCCAAAGAGTTTATTGAAATATACCAGCATGCCGATCTGGTTATATCAAAAGGACAGGGGAATCTGGAAGGCCTCTTCAGAAGCGGAAAAGAAAATACTTTCTTTCTGCTGATGGTAAAATGTGATGTTATTGCCCGGCTTGTAGGAGTAAAAAAAGACGACTTTGTAGTATTTAAAAAATCATTGTGCAAATAATTTTTTATAATTGCGCTCAATTATAAATATTACTTTTAGAAAGTATTTAAATCCTGTTTCCGGATGAGGTATAAACATCTAACTTATAAAGCTGGTGGAAGGTTTATGTTATCTTGTAATAAATTCGCACCCATGAAATTTGTACTCAGATTGTTATTGTGTTTATTTGTATTAAATCAAAGTAACCTGGTTTACTCACAAGTTAAGCAATTCACCACCATTACCTTTCTCAATCCCAGTGATTTTTATTCTGAAATGTTATTTTATCCTTCACGGGAAATTATTGATGTAAGGGAATATGCCCTGTATTGCAAATCAAGAATACCGGGAGCTCTAAGTGCCGATACTCCCGAAAAAGTCAAGAACCTTTCAGATACCCTGGACAGGGATATCCCTTTTTTTGTTTATTCGGAAAACGGGGATGAAAGTACAGAAGCTTGCCTTATATTGTTAGGGAAGGGGTTTAAAAATGTTTTCGAGCTGAAAGATGGCATCCGGGGTTGGGAACGGCAGGGTTTTAAAGTGGACAATAAAAAAATTTCTAAACGTAGAAAAAAGAGAATCTAAATCTAACGCCTAACCTATTCCTCTTTATTGTTTCCCTTTGCAGAAAAGGCATCCTGTTCCCTATCCTTCAAATTATCCCCAAAATCAAGGGAATATTGCTGTTCCAAAAGACGAAAGCTCAGACGGTGATATTTCGTAATTCCATATTTACGTATGGCCTCCCGGTGGAATTTCGTAGGATAACCCTTGTTCTGATCCCATCCATAGTAACCATATTCCTGGTGAAGGCCCAGCATGTAATCGTCCCTGTATGTTTTGGCCAA
This genomic window contains:
- a CDS encoding ComF family protein, whose amino-acid sequence is MEALRKRINDFVNLFYPNVCACCGMNLLHNEYLICNHCLYKLPKTNYHQERNNPLEQIFWGKVKIESAAAFFFYNKGSKYQRLIHQMKYNGLKDLGYELGKMYGSELISSVFSSVDVIVPVPLHPKKERRRGYNQSDWIAEGIAKTMRKPIERHNLCRIKANETQTRKSRIERWENVQDIFIVKNVNFFTNKHVLLIDDVITTGATLEACTAQILQCENTRVSIATLAVA
- a CDS encoding rhodanese-like domain-containing protein; the protein is MKFVLRLLLCLFVLNQSNLVYSQVKQFTTITFLNPSDFYSEMLFYPSREIIDVREYALYCKSRIPGALSADTPEKVKNLSDTLDRDIPFFVYSENGDESTEACLILLGKGFKNVFELKDGIRGWERQGFKVDNKKISKRRKKRI
- a CDS encoding Pathogenesis-related transcriptional factor and ERF protein, with the translated sequence MVVKIKLKNADKYLLLDSEVYEKLKQNKYFEALKVLDNIREHSSGLPVFQKYYKKKDGFKVETIYINQYVANMYIPKPPSDKRLFVSFKNGNKIDCRVKNLQWLTMSQLRREQRFTHNSTGFRGVHRVAKDKYISILWIDRQPVIVGTFKTPIEAARAYNDKSIELFGVTKSLNQFDESGVPVHFKKKVVERPRLRRKRRSKEEMTQVALEKQNRREVKAAKRKAKEEEKERKALERKARARAKVKK
- a CDS encoding ARMT1-like domain-containing protein; this translates as MAYECKFCFIRSFEKLLKERSFPEEKKDEILTAFLKYIAEVDSSQISPLIGREMEIMVKKYLNNPDPYKEEKRQSNQFLLNLYPKFKKKVETASNPFETALRLAIAGNIIDYAASTNFNVMDNINYVLNAKFGIDHSRELETAIKQANTILYLGDNTGEIVLDKLFIETIGHPNVYFAVKEKPVINDATMEDARYTGMDKVAKIISNGYDAPSTILDKSSKEFIEIYQHADLVISKGQGNLEGLFRSGKENTFFLLMVKCDVIARLVGVKKDDFVVFKKSLCK
- the radA gene encoding DNA repair protein RadA → MPAKSKTVYVCQNCGVSSVKWIGRCPACGQWNTYVEETVQKETGKNTSFRAGSSVPQLLSEVSSANEKRIDTLSSEFNRLLGGGLVPGSVVLIGGEPGIGKSTLVLQVALKMNSLKTLYISGEESVQQIKMRADRMNLKNENCYLLSETSLENILAHIDNLSPDLVVIDSIQTLYTDGIDSSAGSVSQIRECTARLLRMAKETARPVILIGHINKEGVIAGPKILEHIVDTVLQFEGDRHFLYRILRSIKNRFGSTSELGIFEMQSNGLREVNNPSEILITQNDENLSGVAIAATLDGVRPFLIEIQALVSSAVYGTPQRSATGFDFRRLNMLLAVLEKRAGFKLATKDVFLNIAGGLKVDDPAIDLAVVAAVLSSNIDLPISKNICLAGEIGLSGEIRPVSRIEQRIGEAEKLGFKQMIISQYNQKGLDWSKYKIKIIPVNKLEQVFKFLFGKNN